A genomic segment from uncultured Methanobrevibacter sp. encodes:
- a CDS encoding UDP-glucose/GDP-mannose dehydrogenase family protein, which produces MRITVIGTGYVGLVTGACFSKMGNKVYCVDIVEEKINNLKKGILPIFEPHLGTMVINGQEKGDLVFTTDIKEALDDSNIIFIAVGTPMAEDGSANLDYIFSAATDIANNISHDSLVVIKSTVPIGTGYKVKNHIECILKENNSPVKISIASNPEFLKEGRAIEDCMHPDRVVIGAEDDEVFETLKDLYQSFVLNHDRFVLMDIKSAEMTKYVANAMLATKISFMNEIANICEVTGANVQKVRLGIGSDRRIGYDFIYAGCGYGGSCFPKDVQALINTSQSHGYFPRILSNVEEVNKDQKMVLVNKVVDRFGDDLSGLTFSIWGLSFKPGTDDVREATSIIVISELIKRGAKIKAYDPQATAEFKRVIDDEYLSSIEFTENRYDALDGSDALILITEWKEFRYLDFELFEEKLNQKIIFDGRNIYDKKIEKLGFELFQIGC; this is translated from the coding sequence ATGCGTATAACTGTAATTGGAACTGGCTATGTTGGCCTTGTAACTGGTGCATGCTTTTCAAAAATGGGAAATAAGGTCTATTGCGTAGATATTGTAGAAGAAAAGATAAATAACCTTAAAAAAGGAATCTTGCCTATTTTTGAACCTCATTTAGGAACTATGGTTATTAATGGTCAAGAGAAAGGAGACTTGGTTTTCACAACTGACATTAAGGAAGCTTTAGATGATTCCAATATCATTTTCATTGCTGTTGGAACTCCTATGGCTGAAGATGGCAGTGCTAATCTAGATTATATATTCTCAGCTGCAACAGATATTGCAAATAACATTTCCCATGATTCCTTGGTTGTTATTAAGTCAACTGTTCCTATAGGTACTGGTTATAAGGTTAAGAATCATATCGAATGCATACTCAAGGAAAACAATTCTCCTGTTAAAATCAGCATTGCATCAAATCCGGAATTCCTAAAAGAGGGAAGGGCTATTGAGGATTGCATGCATCCTGATCGTGTGGTTATTGGTGCTGAAGATGATGAAGTTTTTGAGACTTTAAAGGATTTGTACCAGTCATTTGTTCTTAATCATGATAGGTTTGTATTGATGGATATAAAATCTGCTGAAATGACTAAATATGTTGCCAATGCAATGCTTGCTACTAAAATATCTTTTATGAATGAAATAGCTAATATTTGTGAGGTTACCGGTGCAAATGTTCAGAAAGTGCGCTTAGGAATAGGTTCAGACAGAAGAATAGGTTATGATTTCATTTATGCAGGTTGTGGATATGGTGGAAGCTGTTTCCCAAAGGATGTTCAAGCTTTAATAAACACATCCCAATCACACGGATATTTCCCAAGGATTTTGTCAAATGTTGAAGAGGTCAATAAAGATCAAAAGATGGTATTGGTAAACAAGGTAGTAGATAGATTCGGTGATGATTTATCAGGTCTTACTTTTAGCATTTGGGGTCTTTCATTCAAACCAGGAACTGATGATGTACGTGAAGCCACATCAATCATTGTAATTTCAGAACTTATTAAAAGAGGAGCTAAAATCAAGGCATATGACCCTCAAGCTACTGCAGAGTTCAAAAGAGTTATTGATGATGAGTATTTAAGTTCTATTGAGTTTACTGAAAATAGATATGATGCTTTAGATGGGTCTGATGCTCTTATTTTAATCACTGAATGGAAAGAGTTCAGATATCTTGATTTTGAATTGTTTGAAGAGAAATTAAATCAAAAGATCATATTTGATGGAAGAAACATTTATGATAAGAAAATAGAAAAATTAGGATTTGAATTGTTCCAGATTGGTTGTTGA
- a CDS encoding uracil-xanthine permease family protein: MSENDSDMIYGLWDKPPIFELILLSLQRLCAIFGATILVPIVVNTTVGEPVLSVPVALIASGIGTLIYVIVTRNRSPVYLGSSFAFIAPMIAGFAIGGKSSIFSALMVVGLVYMAIAIIIRITGNEWINKLLPPVIVGPMIMVIGLCLAPTAIQEIGLDQAVVPINNLIVALVAFLTTAVIAIRGRGMLKVIPFLIGIIVSYAVAACLGMVDFSGFFAASLFEIPDFYMPFINYSFNPAALLTIVPIALVTMVEHVGDHKVLGEIIGRDLISDPGLNKTLFGDGLATFVAAFIGGPANTTYGENTSVVGLTRVASIYVIGLTAVFAILFAFSGHLTALLAAMPNPVIGGVAILLYGFIAVNGVKLLIQEEVNFNNNKNIVVAATMLVLGLGGATLSIVQGDLSVSISGMALAAIVGVILNLLIPERKEDNEFTEVH, translated from the coding sequence ATGAGTGAAAATGATAGTGATATGATTTATGGTTTATGGGATAAACCTCCTATTTTTGAGTTGATTTTATTATCCCTTCAACGTTTATGCGCTATTTTTGGTGCTACAATCTTAGTACCAATTGTAGTAAACACCACTGTTGGCGAACCTGTGCTATCTGTTCCAGTTGCTTTGATTGCTTCAGGGATAGGTACACTTATTTATGTAATTGTTACACGGAATAGAAGTCCAGTATATCTGGGAAGTTCATTTGCTTTTATTGCTCCTATGATTGCAGGATTTGCTATTGGAGGTAAGTCAAGTATTTTCTCAGCTTTAATGGTTGTAGGTTTAGTGTATATGGCTATTGCTATAATCATCAGAATTACTGGTAATGAATGGATTAACAAGTTACTTCCTCCAGTAATTGTAGGTCCTATGATTATGGTTATCGGTTTATGTTTAGCTCCTACTGCAATTCAGGAAATCGGTCTTGATCAAGCTGTAGTTCCAATCAATAACCTTATTGTTGCACTTGTTGCATTCTTGACAACTGCTGTAATAGCTATTCGTGGTAGAGGAATGCTTAAGGTTATTCCTTTCTTGATTGGTATTATTGTATCATATGCTGTAGCAGCTTGCTTAGGTATGGTTGACTTCTCAGGATTCTTTGCAGCTAGCTTATTTGAAATTCCTGATTTCTATATGCCATTTATAAACTATAGCTTCAATCCTGCAGCTCTTTTGACAATTGTTCCAATCGCTCTTGTAACTATGGTAGAGCATGTAGGGGACCATAAGGTATTAGGTGAAATCATTGGTCGTGACTTGATTTCTGATCCTGGTTTAAACAAAACCCTTTTTGGTGATGGTCTTGCTACTTTCGTTGCAGCATTCATTGGTGGTCCTGCAAACACAACTTATGGTGAAAACACTTCAGTTGTAGGTTTAACTAGAGTTGCATCCATTTATGTAATCGGTTTGACTGCAGTATTTGCAATTCTCTTTGCATTCTCTGGACATTTAACTGCACTTCTTGCAGCTATGCCTAACCCTGTAATCGGTGGTGTAGCTATTCTCCTTTACGGTTTCATTGCAGTTAATGGGGTAAAGCTCTTGATTCAAGAGGAAGTGAACTTCAACAACAACAAGAACATTGTTGTAGCAGCTACCATGTTGGTTTTAGGTTTAGGTGGAGCTACCTTATCTATCGTTCAAGGTGACTTGTCAGTTTCCATTTCAGGTATGGCTCTTGCAGCAATCGTTGGTGTAATACTCAATTTACTTATTCCAGAAAGAAAAGAGGATAATGAATTCACTGAAGTTCATTAA
- a CDS encoding GNAT family N-acetyltransferase → MPELTFRNAEEKDVPLILEFIKKLADYEHRLDEVIATEEALKYWIFDKNQAEVIFALEDGKEIGFAFFFLSFSTYIANVNMHLEDLFIDPEYRGKGYGKALLRELAKIVKERGYGRFEWTCLEWNEPSKEFYKSLGAEEKDWDVFHFTGKSLDDFVNED, encoded by the coding sequence ATGCCGGAATTAACATTTAGAAATGCAGAAGAAAAAGATGTTCCTTTAATATTGGAATTTATCAAGAAATTAGCTGATTATGAGCATCGTTTAGATGAGGTTATAGCTACTGAAGAGGCATTGAAGTATTGGATTTTCGATAAGAATCAAGCTGAAGTCATTTTTGCTCTTGAAGATGGAAAGGAAATAGGGTTTGCATTTTTCTTCTTAAGCTTTTCAACTTACATTGCCAATGTCAATATGCACCTTGAAGACCTTTTCATAGACCCTGAATATCGTGGGAAAGGTTATGGTAAGGCATTGTTAAGGGAACTTGCTAAGATTGTAAAGGAAAGAGGTTATGGAAGATTTGAATGGACTTGTCTTGAATGGAATGAACCAAGCAAGGAATTCTATAAATCCCTTGGGGCGGAAGAAAAGGATTGGGATGTTTTCCATTTTACAGGAAAATCCTTAGATGATTTTGTTAATGAAGATTAA
- a CDS encoding MGMT family protein, which yields MARKTFNEKLNDSKDMPKIIKVTDEKSIERYGGEDMLIAPPFEYNEIMAKIPKGKLITTGQIREFLAKKHGAEFTCPLTAGIFISLAAQASEEREDNKIPFWRTLKKDGELNQKYPGGVEYQKEMLEYEGHSFITKGRKNIRYFVEDYEDKLFELE from the coding sequence ATGGCGAGAAAAACTTTTAATGAAAAACTTAACGATTCTAAAGACATGCCTAAAATTATTAAAGTTACAGATGAGAAATCCATTGAACGTTATGGTGGAGAGGATATGCTGATTGCTCCTCCATTTGAGTATAATGAAATCATGGCTAAGATTCCTAAGGGAAAACTGATTACTACAGGCCAAATTAGAGAATTTTTAGCAAAGAAACATGGTGCTGAATTTACTTGTCCGTTGACTGCAGGTATTTTCATTTCTTTAGCTGCTCAAGCAAGTGAGGAAAGAGAGGATAATAAGATACCATTTTGGAGAACTCTTAAAAAGGATGGGGAATTGAATCAGAAATATCCTGGAGGAGTGGAATATCAAAAGGAAATGCTTGAATATGAGGGCCATAGCTTCATTACAAAGGGAAGAAAGAATATAAGATATTTTGTTGAAGATTATGAAGATAAATTATTTGAGTTAGAATAA
- a CDS encoding glycosyltransferase has protein sequence MKILVVQESDWLKRNPHQQHHLMDRMVLRGHEVKVIDYPIDWPKEDPDGFMFKREVHDNVFKVKPEADIQVIRPSFIKKPVLNYMSLYYTHKKEIKRQIEEFKPDVIMGLGLLNAYSASKLANKHNIPFVYYLIDVLYALIPEKTFQSFGKKVNIKAIERSDLVITINQKLKELAMDLGANPNETILIDAGIDLNDFDPQLDDSNIRDMYNIDKNDTVLFFMGWIYEFAGMKELAMELGKNKEKYHNMKILIVGDGDAYDKMVKIKEEYDLGDQLILTGKQPYEMIPEFLASADFCLLPAYIDEEIMQDIVPIKLYEYLAMEKVVIATELPGISKEFGYGNGIEYVQKAEEVLETAQRILDEGKYEEISKKGREYVKSNDWEAITDKFENALNDLVE, from the coding sequence ATGAAAATATTAGTAGTTCAAGAATCAGACTGGTTAAAGAGGAATCCACATCAGCAACACCATTTGATGGACCGTATGGTACTGCGTGGACATGAAGTGAAAGTTATAGATTATCCTATTGATTGGCCAAAAGAGGATCCTGATGGATTCATGTTCAAAAGGGAAGTTCATGACAATGTATTCAAAGTAAAGCCAGAAGCAGACATTCAAGTAATCAGGCCTTCTTTCATTAAAAAACCAGTTTTAAACTACATGTCATTATATTATACTCATAAAAAGGAAATCAAAAGGCAAATTGAAGAATTCAAGCCAGATGTAATCATGGGATTGGGTTTGCTTAATGCTTATTCCGCTTCAAAGCTTGCAAATAAACATAATATTCCATTTGTATACTACTTGATTGATGTGCTATATGCACTTATTCCAGAAAAGACATTTCAGTCATTTGGAAAGAAAGTCAACATCAAGGCAATAGAACGTTCTGACCTTGTAATTACTATCAATCAAAAGCTTAAAGAACTGGCAATGGATTTGGGTGCTAATCCAAATGAAACCATTTTAATTGATGCTGGAATTGATTTAAATGACTTTGACCCTCAACTTGATGATTCAAATATAAGGGATATGTATAACATCGATAAAAATGACACAGTTCTATTCTTTATGGGGTGGATCTATGAATTTGCAGGCATGAAGGAATTGGCTATGGAACTTGGAAAAAATAAGGAAAAGTATCATAACATGAAGATTCTCATTGTAGGTGATGGTGATGCCTATGACAAGATGGTTAAAATTAAAGAGGAGTATGACCTTGGTGACCAATTGATTCTCACTGGAAAGCAACCTTATGAAATGATTCCTGAGTTTTTGGCTTCTGCAGATTTCTGTCTTCTTCCAGCTTATATCGATGAGGAAATCATGCAGGATATCGTTCCAATAAAGCTTTATGAGTATTTGGCTATGGAAAAGGTGGTTATAGCAACAGAGCTTCCTGGAATTTCTAAAGAGTTTGGTTATGGAAACGGAATTGAGTATGTTCAAAAGGCAGAGGAAGTTTTAGAGACTGCTCAAAGGATTCTTGATGAAGGAAAATATGAAGAGATTTCCAAAAAAGGAAGGGAATATGTAAAGTCAAATGATTGGGAAGCAATCACCGATAAATTTGAAAATGCTTTGAATGACTTGGTCGAGTAA